One stretch of Elephas maximus indicus isolate mEleMax1 chromosome 22, mEleMax1 primary haplotype, whole genome shotgun sequence DNA includes these proteins:
- the HVCN1 gene encoding voltage-gated hydrogen channel 1 isoform X2: MSRFLRHFTVVGDDYHAWNINYKKWENEEEEEEEQPPTPASGEESRADDPTAGPAPAPRPLPDFRTTLRKLFSCHRFQVIIICLVVLDALLVLAELILDLKIIQPDRNNYAARVFHYMSIAILTFFMMEVSFKIFVFRLEFFHHKFEILDAIVVVVSFILDIVLLFREHEFEALGLLILLRLWRVARIVNGIIISVKTRSERQLLRLKQMNIQLAAKIQHLEFSCTEKEQEIERLNKLLRQHGLLGEVN, from the exons ATGAGCAGATTCCTGAGGCACTTCACGGTTGTTGGGGACGACTACCACGCCTGGAACATCAACTACAAGAAGTGGGaaaatgaggaggaggaggaggaggaacagCCGCCAACGCCAGCCTCTGGTGAGGAGAGCAGAGCTGATGACCCAACTGCTGGCCCTGCCCCAGCACCCAGGCCACTCCCAGACTTCAGGACCACGTTGCGGAAGCTCTTCAGCTGTCACAGGTTTCAG GTTATCATCATTTGCCTGGTCGTTCTGGATGCCCTCCTGGTGCTTGCCGAACTCATCCTGGACCTGAAGATCATTCAGCCTGACAGGAACAACTACGCTGCCAGG GTGTTCCACTACATGAGCATCGCCATCTTGACCTTTTTTATGATGGAggtttcctttaaaatatttgtcttcCGCCTGGAGTTCTTTCACCACAAGTTTGAAATCCTGGATGCCATCGTGGTGGTGGTTTCCTTCATCCTCGACATCGTCCTCCTGTTCCGAGAGCATGAGTTTGAGGCTCTTGGCCTGTTGATTCTGCTCCGGCTGTGGCGGGTGGCCCGCATCGTCAACG GGATCATTATCTCAGTTAAGACACGTTCAGAACGGCAACTCTTAAGGTTAAAACAGATGAATATACAATTGGCCGCCAAGATCCAACACCTTGAGTTCAGCTGCACTGAGAAG
- the HVCN1 gene encoding voltage-gated hydrogen channel 1 isoform X1, translating into MATWNEKANTRRARVAPAERMSRFLRHFTVVGDDYHAWNINYKKWENEEEEEEEQPPTPASGEESRADDPTAGPAPAPRPLPDFRTTLRKLFSCHRFQVIIICLVVLDALLVLAELILDLKIIQPDRNNYAARVFHYMSIAILTFFMMEVSFKIFVFRLEFFHHKFEILDAIVVVVSFILDIVLLFREHEFEALGLLILLRLWRVARIVNGIIISVKTRSERQLLRLKQMNIQLAAKIQHLEFSCTEKEQEIERLNKLLRQHGLLGEVN; encoded by the exons ATGGCCACCTGGAATGAAAAG GCAAACACCCGCAGGGCCAGGGTGGCTCCTGCCGAGAGGATGAGCAGATTCCTGAGGCACTTCACGGTTGTTGGGGACGACTACCACGCCTGGAACATCAACTACAAGAAGTGGGaaaatgaggaggaggaggaggaggaacagCCGCCAACGCCAGCCTCTGGTGAGGAGAGCAGAGCTGATGACCCAACTGCTGGCCCTGCCCCAGCACCCAGGCCACTCCCAGACTTCAGGACCACGTTGCGGAAGCTCTTCAGCTGTCACAGGTTTCAG GTTATCATCATTTGCCTGGTCGTTCTGGATGCCCTCCTGGTGCTTGCCGAACTCATCCTGGACCTGAAGATCATTCAGCCTGACAGGAACAACTACGCTGCCAGG GTGTTCCACTACATGAGCATCGCCATCTTGACCTTTTTTATGATGGAggtttcctttaaaatatttgtcttcCGCCTGGAGTTCTTTCACCACAAGTTTGAAATCCTGGATGCCATCGTGGTGGTGGTTTCCTTCATCCTCGACATCGTCCTCCTGTTCCGAGAGCATGAGTTTGAGGCTCTTGGCCTGTTGATTCTGCTCCGGCTGTGGCGGGTGGCCCGCATCGTCAACG GGATCATTATCTCAGTTAAGACACGTTCAGAACGGCAACTCTTAAGGTTAAAACAGATGAATATACAATTGGCCGCCAAGATCCAACACCTTGAGTTCAGCTGCACTGAGAAG